The Kordia sp. SMS9 genome window below encodes:
- a CDS encoding DUF6261 family protein, producing the protein MEIPVFSRYRNSEFLQYMKDVLELVNAQDVDALQLTAQRDDLLSMTQQMDTLFQQEQSSGITQELIDLDTRRDRAFMGIKGLLESHEYHYEEVMQNAARSLLYNLNSFGTNIPRMNYQAETAVIDSMLADWSTEPDLTAAITTTGISNWVAELTAANAGFNDRFLARVSESAANTSKSFTTMRDDSNTVYRVLVAHIEAHATLGTNATHQSLVNEISELATQYNQTVNARLRSDTTDTSDTDMSDEVE; encoded by the coding sequence ATGGAAATACCTGTTTTTTCTCGCTATAGAAATAGCGAATTTTTACAATACATGAAAGATGTATTGGAATTAGTGAATGCGCAAGATGTAGACGCATTACAATTAACGGCACAACGCGATGACTTGCTAAGTATGACACAACAGATGGACACTTTGTTTCAACAAGAGCAAAGTAGTGGCATAACACAAGAATTGATTGATTTAGATACGCGCCGAGATCGGGCGTTTATGGGCATTAAAGGATTGTTAGAGTCGCATGAATACCACTATGAGGAAGTCATGCAAAACGCAGCACGTAGTTTACTGTACAATTTGAATTCTTTTGGCACCAATATTCCGCGAATGAATTACCAAGCAGAAACCGCGGTTATTGATAGCATGTTAGCCGATTGGAGTACAGAACCTGATTTAACCGCTGCCATCACTACCACAGGCATTAGCAATTGGGTAGCAGAGCTGACAGCAGCTAATGCAGGTTTTAATGATCGCTTTTTGGCAAGGGTTTCAGAAAGTGCAGCCAATACCTCAAAAAGTTTTACAACCATGCGCGATGATAGCAATACTGTGTATCGTGTATTGGTGGCACATATTGAAGCACATGCAACGCTGGGTACCAATGCCACGCATCAATCGCTAGTAAATGAAATCAGTGAATTGGCAACGCAATACAATCAAACCGTAAATGCACGTTTGCGATCAGACACCACAGACACGAGTGATACAGATATGAGTGATGAAGTGGAGTAG
- a CDS encoding GIY-YIG nuclease family protein produces the protein MPKGYMYILECGDGSYYTGSTKYLAKRFMQHARGEGANHTKKHLPVKLVFVEEYNRIDTAFYREKQVQGWSRKKKEALIDGKYAKLPELSIAYRDK, from the coding sequence ATGCCAAAAGGATATATGTACATTTTAGAATGTGGTGATGGTAGTTACTACACAGGCAGTACCAAGTATCTAGCCAAACGTTTTATGCAACATGCTAGAGGGGAAGGCGCTAACCATACCAAAAAGCATTTGCCTGTAAAGTTGGTTTTTGTAGAAGAGTACAACCGAATTGACACAGCTTTTTACCGAGAAAAGCAGGTGCAAGGTTGGAGCCGAAAAAAGAAAGAAGCACTGATTGATGGGAAGTATGCTAAACTTCCAGAATTGTCTATTGCGTATCGGGACAAGTAG
- a CDS encoding acyl-CoA thioesterase has translation MNASIETRIKNSETHIFKAVFPNTTNHYDTLFGGTALHMMDEASFICATRFSRKKVVTVSTDKIDFTEPIPQGTLVELVAKVVKVGNTSCVVKVDIFMEKMYQEGRTKVVTGFFTFVAIDDDKHPVKMVDS, from the coding sequence ATGAACGCATCTATAGAAACTCGCATCAAAAATTCTGAAACTCATATATTTAAAGCCGTATTTCCGAACACCACCAATCATTACGACACCTTGTTTGGCGGCACGGCTTTGCACATGATGGACGAAGCTTCTTTTATTTGTGCCACACGCTTTAGCCGAAAGAAAGTCGTCACGGTTTCTACGGATAAGATTGACTTTACCGAACCGATTCCACAAGGAACGTTGGTGGAATTGGTTGCCAAAGTTGTAAAAGTAGGAAACACGAGTTGTGTGGTGAAGGTAGATATTTTTATGGAAAAGATGTACCAAGAAGGAAGAACCAAAGTGGTCACCGGCTTTTTTACGTTTGTTGCCATTGATGATGACAAGCATCCTGTAAAGATGGTAGATTCGTGA
- a CDS encoding NAD(P)H-dependent oxidoreductase: MQIIESLKWRYATKKFDANRFLDDSQIEILKEAFNLTATSYGLQPIRLVVIKNKELQAQLVPHSWNQKQVVDASHVLVLCIDTTIDSESIQNYFERVKAIRKTPDQILAPFREFMIDTFSKKTDEELKTWAAKQVYIALGNLLTVCSVEKIDSCPMEGFIPEKYDELLGLEAHGLSSVLVLPVGYRAEDDMFSEMNKVRKTIAESVMEM; encoded by the coding sequence ATGCAAATAATAGAAAGTCTAAAATGGCGATATGCCACGAAAAAGTTTGATGCCAATCGCTTTTTGGACGACAGTCAAATAGAAATCCTAAAAGAAGCTTTTAACCTTACGGCAACTTCTTACGGTTTACAACCCATTCGTTTGGTAGTGATTAAGAATAAAGAATTGCAAGCGCAATTGGTACCACATTCGTGGAATCAGAAGCAGGTGGTAGACGCTTCCCATGTATTGGTATTATGTATTGACACGACGATTGATAGTGAATCTATTCAAAACTATTTTGAACGTGTAAAAGCCATTCGCAAGACGCCAGATCAAATTTTAGCACCTTTTAGAGAGTTTATGATTGATACCTTCTCAAAGAAAACGGACGAAGAATTGAAAACATGGGCGGCAAAACAAGTGTACATCGCTTTAGGAAACCTACTCACAGTTTGCAGTGTAGAAAAGATTGACTCCTGTCCGATGGAAGGGTTTATACCTGAAAAATATGATGAATTGTTAGGATTGGAAGCGCATGGACTTTCTTCCGTATTGGTATTGCCAGTTGGATACAGAGCCGAAGACGATATGTTTTCTGAGATGAACAAAGTACGTAAGACGATTGCAGAAAGTGTGATGGAAATGTAA
- a CDS encoding thioredoxin family protein: protein MKKLLFLAAFFIGFSALAQEEVKLNWLTDFEEAKKISKKEKKPILIYFTGSDWCPPCKMLKEDFFYTKKFKKKSKNFVLVMADFPRRIDIITDAERQQNRKLAQKYNTKNKFPNLVAVNHKGKELDNIMSYNMMRNTNRHYKFLDKVLKNY from the coding sequence ATGAAGAAACTACTGTTTTTAGCCGCTTTTTTTATTGGATTTTCTGCACTTGCACAAGAAGAGGTGAAACTCAATTGGCTGACCGATTTTGAAGAAGCTAAGAAAATTTCCAAAAAGGAAAAGAAACCCATTTTAATTTATTTTACTGGTAGCGATTGGTGTCCACCGTGTAAAATGCTGAAAGAAGATTTTTTCTACACCAAAAAATTCAAAAAAAAATCGAAAAACTTTGTGTTGGTGATGGCAGATTTTCCAAGACGTATTGATATCATTACCGATGCGGAACGTCAACAGAATAGAAAGCTTGCTCAGAAATACAATACCAAGAACAAATTTCCAAACCTTGTTGCGGTAAATCATAAAGGTAAAGAACTCGACAACATCATGTCTTACAATATGATGCGCAATACGAACAGACATTATAAGTTTTTGGATAAGGTGTTGAAAAACTATTAA
- a CDS encoding DegT/DnrJ/EryC1/StrS aminotransferase family protein produces MPGFELFGDAERKEVHDVLESGVLMRYGFDGMRNGHWKAKELEQALQAQFDVKHAQLVSSGTAAVSVALAITGIGAGDEVIMPTFTFVASFEAIMMLGAIPVLVDIDDTLTLDPKAVRNAITPKTKAIMPVHMCGSMANLGEIKAICDEHNLILVEDACQAIGGTYHGKALGTIGDVGCFSFDFVKTMTCGEGGTIITNNSKYALNADHYSDHGHDHVGSDRGAETHPFLGYNFRISELNAAVGLAQVRRLPEFLDIQEKHYTILREALADIPEVTFRTVPEGGVESYAFLNFFLPDLEIARTVMTGFKENGIDVCFHYYDNNWHYIRKWEHLKNLKSLYPISKEVKDGMQYLDTKTFEQSDQYIARNISCLIKMSWTAAEVQARAAKMREVILEAVSLSV; encoded by the coding sequence ATGCCTGGATTTGAATTGTTTGGTGATGCCGAACGTAAAGAAGTACATGATGTATTGGAGAGTGGCGTGCTCATGCGTTACGGTTTTGACGGAATGCGAAATGGACATTGGAAAGCAAAAGAATTAGAACAAGCACTACAAGCACAGTTTGATGTAAAACATGCACAATTGGTCTCCAGCGGAACGGCGGCAGTCTCTGTAGCACTTGCTATTACAGGTATTGGCGCAGGCGATGAGGTTATTATGCCAACCTTTACGTTTGTGGCGAGTTTTGAAGCGATTATGATGTTGGGTGCCATTCCGGTATTGGTTGATATTGATGATACACTTACGTTAGATCCCAAAGCGGTTCGCAACGCTATTACACCAAAAACGAAAGCCATTATGCCAGTACACATGTGCGGAAGCATGGCAAATTTAGGAGAAATTAAAGCGATTTGTGACGAACATAATTTGATTTTGGTAGAAGATGCTTGTCAAGCCATTGGCGGCACGTATCACGGAAAAGCCTTAGGAACCATTGGTGATGTTGGCTGTTTTTCATTCGATTTTGTAAAAACCATGACTTGTGGAGAAGGCGGAACCATCATTACAAACAATAGCAAATATGCATTGAATGCAGATCATTACAGTGATCACGGACATGATCATGTTGGAAGCGATCGCGGTGCAGAAACACATCCGTTTTTAGGCTATAACTTTCGTATTTCAGAATTAAATGCAGCAGTGGGTTTGGCACAAGTACGTCGTTTGCCAGAATTCTTAGACATTCAAGAAAAACATTATACAATACTGCGAGAAGCCTTGGCAGACATTCCAGAAGTTACCTTTAGAACCGTTCCTGAAGGCGGTGTGGAAAGTTATGCGTTTCTCAATTTCTTCTTACCCGATTTGGAAATTGCACGCACAGTCATGACAGGTTTTAAAGAAAATGGCATTGATGTATGTTTTCATTACTACGACAATAACTGGCATTACATTCGCAAGTGGGAACATTTGAAAAACTTAAAGTCGTTGTATCCTATTTCTAAGGAAGTAAAAGATGGCATGCAATACTTGGACACGAAAACCTTTGAACAATCGGATCAGTATATTGCGCGAAATATTTCTTGTTTAATTAAGATGTCTTGGACAGCAGCAGAAGTACAGGCAAGAGCTGCAAAGATGCGTGAGGTGATTTTGGAAGCGGTATCGTTGTCGGTGTAG
- the ribB gene encoding 3,4-dihydroxy-2-butanone-4-phosphate synthase translates to MTSTTKVKPTTQLDSIHEAIEDIRQGKVIIVVDDENRENEGDFLAAAEMVTPEMINFMATHGRGLICAPLTENRCKDLQLGMMVSNNTDPMETAFTISVDLKGNGVTTGISASDRSKTVQALIDKNTRPFDLARPGHIFPLKAKEGGVLRRTGHTEAAIDFARLAGLQPAGVIVEIMNEDGTMARLPQLLEVAKNFDLKIVSIEDLVAYRMEHDSLIEKKEDFNVQTRFGDFRLRAYQQTTNNQIHIALTKGSWTSNEHVLTRINSTLVNDDILGTLTNNADKKLDDMFRLINEEGKGAIVFINQDHSSLNLLHRIKELKALQNNGEYKAPKIKMDSKDFGIGAQILHDINISKIKLVTNTHQEKRVGMIGYGLEIVDYVSY, encoded by the coding sequence ATGACATCAACTACAAAAGTGAAACCAACTACACAATTAGACAGCATTCACGAAGCTATTGAAGACATCCGACAAGGAAAAGTAATCATTGTAGTTGATGATGAAAATCGTGAGAATGAAGGTGATTTTTTAGCGGCGGCTGAAATGGTGACACCAGAAATGATCAACTTTATGGCAACACATGGTCGCGGATTAATTTGCGCACCGTTAACGGAAAATCGCTGTAAAGACCTGCAATTAGGCATGATGGTGAGCAACAACACCGATCCGATGGAAACGGCTTTTACCATTTCGGTAGACTTGAAAGGAAACGGTGTAACCACAGGAATTTCGGCTTCCGATCGTTCCAAAACAGTGCAAGCATTAATTGACAAAAACACACGTCCGTTCGATTTAGCACGTCCTGGACATATTTTTCCGCTCAAAGCGAAAGAAGGTGGCGTATTGCGTAGAACTGGTCATACAGAAGCGGCAATTGACTTTGCCCGTTTGGCTGGGTTGCAACCTGCGGGTGTGATTGTAGAAATCATGAATGAAGACGGAACCATGGCGCGTTTGCCACAATTGCTAGAAGTTGCTAAAAATTTCGATCTTAAAATAGTTTCAATTGAAGATCTGGTTGCCTACCGAATGGAACACGATTCGTTGATTGAAAAGAAAGAAGATTTCAACGTACAAACACGTTTCGGCGATTTCCGATTGCGTGCATACCAACAAACAACCAACAATCAAATTCATATTGCGCTTACAAAAGGAAGTTGGACTTCGAATGAACATGTATTAACGCGTATCAACTCTACCTTGGTAAACGATGACATATTAGGAACATTGACCAACAACGCTGATAAGAAGCTAGATGACATGTTCCGTTTGATCAATGAAGAAGGTAAAGGAGCCATTGTATTCATCAACCAAGATCACAGTTCGTTGAATTTATTGCATAGAATCAAAGAATTGAAAGCTTTGCAAAACAACGGCGAATACAAAGCACCAAAGATAAAAATGGATTCCAAAGACTTCGGAATTGGAGCGCAAATACTTCACGACATCAATATTAGCAAAATCAAATTGGTAACGAATACACATCAAGAAAAACGTGTCGGAATGATTGGCTACGGTTTGGAGATTGTGGATTATGTTTCTTATTAA
- a CDS encoding LptF/LptG family permease, with product MKILDRYILKSYLLTFLTVFVIFMFIFILQTVWLFIGELAGKGLDVEIIFKFLLYTAPKLIPLVLPLSILVSSIMTFGRFAESYEFAAMKSTGISLQRAMRSLTIFIVLLGIGTFFFSNNVIPWSEFKQYNLRKNLAKKKPALAIGEGVFNDIGNINIKVDKKYGDNDQLLDKVIIHQKSNDKKNRIVIKSKNGELKSSPDSDILQMVLFDGNRYEDVKSTDPKAIMRQQHAKVSFEKYIMNVDLRDINKVDLEDESYSTYKMFKVQQLNDTIASFERKYDQEKVGFGNNMYKRTGIVIIEKDTTNRVPLDSIKATDNLLDVLTLKNKKRALDISITNIKGRRTTLDNTQNRFKRMEKKINHQKIYLHDKFAVAIACIILFFVGAPLGAIIRKGGIGLPMVIAICLFLAYHFIGIFGKNSAEDGSIPPWLGTWLSTLIMLPLSIYFTRRATSDQGLFSFSLKGFFVKLTEEEDEETDVLPELAEITETDRESTEKFKALSNTRLMNVVKRYRQFNYTEGERSLAIGILEERGISQRRLKVLGFFENVQYDKADSSHKKFFNTSKLTFLYYIISSIFGGAIPILLNNVKMDDWLIAILFAVWIISLLFYLYNFIKSFFHLHDLSKALGDEGGINNTVQIIYFIGIPIYFIMYFFIKNRIKQALDSIE from the coding sequence TTGAAAATACTAGATAGATACATACTTAAAAGTTATCTCTTAACGTTCCTTACCGTGTTTGTAATATTTATGTTCATATTCATATTACAAACCGTTTGGCTTTTTATAGGAGAATTGGCAGGAAAAGGCTTGGACGTGGAAATTATTTTTAAATTCCTACTCTACACCGCACCGAAACTAATTCCGCTCGTATTGCCGTTAAGCATCTTGGTATCTTCTATCATGACGTTTGGTCGTTTTGCAGAAAGCTACGAATTCGCCGCCATGAAATCCACAGGAATCTCATTGCAACGTGCCATGAGAAGTCTCACCATTTTTATTGTCTTATTGGGAATTGGAACATTCTTCTTTAGCAATAACGTCATACCGTGGTCAGAATTCAAACAATACAATCTTCGTAAAAACTTAGCCAAGAAAAAACCTGCATTAGCCATTGGCGAAGGTGTTTTTAATGATATTGGGAATATAAATATCAAGGTTGATAAAAAATATGGCGACAACGATCAATTGCTAGACAAAGTGATCATTCACCAAAAATCAAACGACAAGAAAAACCGCATTGTCATCAAATCGAAAAACGGCGAACTAAAAAGCAGTCCCGACTCTGATATTTTGCAAATGGTATTGTTTGATGGAAATCGCTACGAAGATGTAAAATCTACTGATCCAAAAGCGATCATGCGCCAACAACACGCCAAAGTTTCGTTTGAAAAATACATTATGAATGTCGATTTGCGCGACATCAATAAAGTAGATTTGGAGGATGAAAGTTACAGCACATACAAAATGTTCAAAGTGCAACAACTCAATGATACAATCGCTTCCTTTGAACGCAAATACGATCAAGAAAAAGTTGGTTTTGGAAACAACATGTACAAACGTACCGGAATTGTCATCATTGAAAAAGATACCACCAATCGTGTGCCGTTAGATTCTATCAAAGCCACCGACAATCTATTGGATGTATTAACACTCAAAAACAAAAAGCGCGCGTTAGACATTTCCATTACCAATATCAAAGGACGCCGCACCACGCTTGACAATACGCAAAATCGTTTCAAGCGCATGGAGAAAAAAATAAATCATCAAAAAATATACTTACACGACAAATTTGCCGTTGCCATTGCCTGTATCATTCTATTCTTTGTGGGTGCGCCTTTAGGAGCCATTATTCGTAAAGGTGGAATTGGCTTACCAATGGTTATTGCCATCTGTTTATTTTTAGCCTATCACTTTATTGGCATCTTTGGAAAAAACAGCGCGGAAGATGGCAGTATTCCTCCGTGGCTAGGAACGTGGCTTTCTACCCTAATCATGCTTCCGTTGAGTATTTACTTTACACGAAGAGCCACGTCCGATCAAGGATTGTTCAGTTTTTCTTTAAAAGGATTCTTTGTAAAACTCACAGAAGAAGAGGATGAAGAAACTGATGTACTTCCCGAATTAGCAGAGATCACTGAAACTGATAGAGAAAGTACTGAGAAATTTAAAGCATTAAGTAATACTAGATTGATGAATGTCGTAAAAAGATATCGTCAGTTTAATTATACTGAAGGCGAGCGCAGTTTAGCAATTGGTATTTTGGAAGAACGCGGTATTTCACAACGTAGGTTAAAAGTATTAGGCTTTTTTGAAAACGTGCAATATGATAAAGCGGATAGCAGCCATAAAAAGTTTTTTAATACATCAAAGCTAACCTTCTTATATTATATTATCTCATCGATCTTTGGTGGAGCAATTCCAATTTTATTAAACAATGTAAAAATGGACGATTGGCTTATTGCAATTTTATTTGCTGTTTGGATAATTTCGTTACTATTTTATCTGTATAATTTTATAAAATCATTTTTCCACTTACATGATCTATCAAAAGCCTTAGGTGATGAAGGTGGTATCAACAACACAGTTCAAATTATATACTTTATTGGAATTCCTATTTATTTTATCATGTACTTTTTTATTAAGAATAGAATAAAACAAGCACTTGATAGCATTGAATAA
- a CDS encoding outer membrane lipoprotein carrier protein LolA, which translates to MKKLVLVFVLSVFTVGVNAQNAEKAKKLLEDVSAKVNSYENIQIEFKYELNNKEANTKQESKGNVTLEGEKYLLNFLGFTKIYDTKKVYTIVPANEEVTISDTEDDETGLSPSEMLTFYKKGYTYAWDILQNVRGRKIQYVKLTPTNSESDIKTVLLGIDEKTKHIYNLIETGKNGTITTLTVNSFKTNQPLSKSLFIFDESKYEDYYIDKN; encoded by the coding sequence ATGAAAAAATTAGTTTTAGTGTTCGTATTAAGTGTATTTACCGTTGGTGTAAATGCTCAAAATGCAGAAAAAGCAAAAAAACTATTAGAAGATGTTTCTGCCAAAGTGAATAGTTACGAAAACATTCAAATTGAATTCAAATACGAATTAAACAACAAAGAAGCAAACACCAAGCAAGAATCCAAAGGAAATGTTACCTTGGAAGGTGAAAAATATTTGCTCAACTTTTTAGGGTTCACCAAAATTTACGACACTAAAAAAGTATATACCATTGTTCCTGCTAACGAAGAAGTAACGATTTCTGACACCGAAGATGATGAAACAGGTTTATCTCCATCTGAAATGTTGACTTTCTACAAAAAAGGATATACCTACGCTTGGGATATTTTGCAAAATGTGCGCGGCAGAAAAATTCAATACGTAAAATTAACGCCAACAAATTCAGAATCAGACATTAAAACTGTTTTATTAGGAATTGACGAAAAAACTAAACACATCTACAACTTAATTGAAACAGGAAAAAACGGTACAATTACTACATTAACTGTTAATTCTTTTAAAACGAATCAGCCATTATCAAAAAGCTTATTTATATTTGACGAATCGAAATACGAGGACTATTATATAGATAAAAACTAG
- a CDS encoding DNA translocase FtsK, whose protein sequence is MAKKKTVKKPKTTKKTSKGSKFKKPDFTFTRQHQIILGSLLMLFAIALFIAFASYFFTGEVDQSVLDSSDGNVQTQNWMQRFGARISDFFIYRGFGIASFIFASLLFMTGLHMLMDTKKKLFHKWFWGSIIVIWLAVFLGFFFESAPILGGTIGFEINSYLQTYIGKIGVGLLLLFGAIIYAVLRLKLTPEHVADYVKKKKTDLQEDFTTEEAAANTTETPSEAETTTASETPPTEEIAETLDETTSEKEEKKSEFELSVQNLQPTIKNHSGTDQKKDTAIKDTSFEVEIPKEEEETEIQVEKIIEEKTVAENLSDKLVKEHGEFDPTLELGNFRFPTIELLKDYTNGSSITINQEELEENKNQIVTTLRNYKIEIASIKATVGPTVTLYEIIPEAGVRISKIKNLEDDIALSLAALGIRIIAPMPGKGTIGIEVPNKKPAIVSMRSAIASKKFQQAEMQLPIAFGKTISNETLVVDLAKMPHLLMAGATGQGKSVGLNCILTSILYKKHPAEVKFVLVDPKKVELTLFNKIERHYLAKLPDSEEAIITDNSKVINTLNSLCIEMDQRYDMLKNALCRNIVEYNAKFKARKLNPNDGHKFLPYIVLVVDEFADLIMTAGKEVETPIARLAQLARAIGIHLIIATQRPSVNVITGMIKANFPARVAFRVMSKIDSRTILDNSGADQLIGRGDMLYTQGNDLIRIQCAFVDTPEVEKITDYIGAQKAYPEAFILPEYSGEESGTSLDIDIADRDKLFRQAAEVIVIAQQGSASLLQRKLKLGYNRAGRIIDQLEAAGIVGPFEGSKARQVLVPDILALEQLLENEKNG, encoded by the coding sequence ATGGCAAAGAAAAAAACCGTAAAAAAACCTAAAACAACAAAAAAGACTTCGAAAGGTTCAAAATTCAAAAAACCTGATTTTACTTTTACCCGACAGCATCAAATTATCTTGGGAAGTTTACTCATGTTGTTTGCAATAGCACTTTTTATTGCCTTTGCTTCGTATTTCTTTACAGGTGAAGTCGATCAAAGTGTGTTGGATAGTTCAGATGGAAATGTGCAAACACAAAACTGGATGCAACGTTTTGGCGCACGTATCAGTGACTTTTTTATCTACAGAGGATTCGGAATCGCCTCGTTTATATTTGCCAGCTTGTTATTTATGACAGGACTGCATATGTTAATGGATACGAAAAAGAAATTATTTCACAAATGGTTTTGGGGAAGTATCATTGTGATATGGTTAGCTGTCTTTTTAGGATTTTTCTTTGAATCCGCTCCAATTTTAGGTGGAACTATTGGTTTTGAAATCAACTCGTACTTACAAACTTATATAGGCAAAATTGGCGTTGGTTTGTTATTACTTTTTGGAGCGATCATTTACGCAGTACTACGTTTAAAGCTTACGCCAGAACATGTAGCTGACTATGTAAAGAAGAAAAAAACAGACCTACAAGAAGATTTTACCACAGAAGAAGCTGCCGCAAACACTACAGAAACTCCAAGCGAAGCTGAAACGACAACTGCTTCAGAAACACCTCCTACAGAAGAAATTGCTGAAACTTTAGATGAAACTACTTCAGAAAAGGAAGAAAAAAAGTCTGAATTTGAATTATCGGTTCAAAATTTACAACCAACCATCAAAAATCATTCGGGAACAGATCAAAAGAAAGACACAGCAATAAAAGACACTTCTTTCGAAGTAGAGATTCCAAAAGAGGAAGAAGAAACCGAAATTCAAGTCGAAAAAATCATAGAAGAAAAAACGGTCGCTGAAAATTTATCAGACAAGCTCGTCAAAGAACACGGAGAATTCGATCCAACACTCGAATTGGGCAACTTCCGTTTTCCAACCATTGAACTCTTAAAAGACTACACCAACGGAAGTTCAATTACGATCAATCAAGAAGAACTCGAAGAAAATAAAAACCAAATTGTAACCACGCTACGCAATTACAAAATAGAAATCGCCAGCATCAAAGCAACCGTTGGACCAACAGTAACACTCTACGAAATCATACCCGAAGCGGGCGTGCGTATTTCTAAAATTAAAAACTTAGAAGATGATATTGCGCTTTCCTTAGCTGCCTTGGGAATTCGTATCATCGCGCCCATGCCAGGAAAAGGAACCATCGGAATTGAAGTGCCAAACAAAAAACCAGCGATTGTTTCCATGCGTTCTGCCATTGCTTCCAAGAAGTTTCAACAAGCAGAAATGCAGTTGCCTATTGCATTTGGTAAAACGATCAGCAATGAAACCTTGGTCGTCGATTTAGCCAAAATGCCACACCTATTAATGGCAGGTGCTACAGGACAAGGAAAATCAGTTGGATTAAATTGTATTCTAACATCAATCTTATACAAAAAACATCCCGCTGAGGTAAAATTTGTATTGGTCGATCCGAAAAAAGTAGAATTAACATTATTCAACAAAATAGAACGTCATTATTTGGCAAAACTTCCCGATTCGGAAGAAGCCATCATCACAGACAATTCCAAAGTAATCAACACGCTGAATTCACTCTGTATTGAAATGGATCAACGCTACGACATGTTGAAAAATGCCTTGTGTCGTAACATTGTGGAATACAATGCCAAATTTAAAGCACGAAAACTAAATCCGAACGACGGACATAAGTTTTTACCATATATTGTATTGGTTGTGGACGAATTTGCCGATCTCATCATGACCGCAGGAAAAGAAGTAGAAACGCCTATTGCACGTTTGGCACAATTGGCACGTGCCATCGGAATTCACTTAATCATAGCAACACAAAGACCTTCTGTGAACGTAATCACGGGAATGATCAAAGCGAATTTCCCTGCGAGAGTTGCCTTCCGTGTAATGTCGAAAATAGATTCGCGCACGATTTTAGACAATTCAGGAGCCGATCAATTAATTGGCCGTGGTGACATGTTGTACACGCAAGGAAACGATTTAATTCGTATTCAATGTGCGTTTGTAGACACGCCAGAAGTAGAAAAAATTACAGATTATATTGGTGCGCAAAAAGCCTATCCAGAAGCCTTTATACTGCCTGAATATTCAGGGGAAGAAAGTGGCACAAGTCTTGATATAGACATTGCAGATCGCGACAAATTGTTCCGACAAGCAGCCGAAGTTATTGTGATAGCGCAACAAGGTTCTGCTTCCTTATTGCAACGAAAGTTAAAATTAGGATACAACCGTGCAGGACGTATTATTGATCAATTAGAAGCTGCTGGAATTGTAGGTCCGTTCGAAGGAAGCAAAGCACGTCAAGTGCTCGTTCCAGATATTTTAGCTTTAGAACAATTATTAGAAAACGAAAAAAATGGATAA
- a CDS encoding diacylglycerol kinase family protein, whose protein sequence is MIKFIKGRIKGVGYACKGAYLLITTEASVKTQFFIGILVTIAGIYFKISTTEWIVQTLTIGLIMSLEGINTAIEEIADFIHPEHHKKIGLIKDLAAGAVFIFAIAAIIIGCFIYIPKIF, encoded by the coding sequence ATGATTAAATTCATTAAAGGAAGAATAAAAGGAGTCGGATATGCGTGTAAAGGCGCATATCTGCTCATTACTACTGAAGCCAGCGTAAAAACGCAGTTTTTTATTGGTATTCTAGTCACTATTGCTGGGATTTACTTCAAAATTTCTACCACAGAATGGATCGTTCAAACCTTAACTATCGGGTTGATCATGAGTTTGGAAGGAATCAATACTGCCATTGAAGAAATTGCAGACTTCATACATCCCGAACATCACAAAAAAATAGGACTCATCAAAGATTTGGCGGCTGGCGCCGTTTTTATCTTTGCCATCGCTGCCATTATAATTGGTTGCTTTATTTACATCCCTAAAATATTTTAA